A genomic window from Cyprinus carpio isolate SPL01 chromosome A2, ASM1834038v1, whole genome shotgun sequence includes:
- the LOC122135344 gene encoding phospholipid scramblase 1-like, with translation MPIFMSVLQCCFSQGDQLLVHQKVEIMEVLTGWETNNQYVGKNSLGQQVFFAAEESDFCTALHSAPVFQLEVQNPPGNPIGYVMQNWHPFLPKFTIQNERKESVGPFCECKCCSDVI, from the exons ATGCCTATTTTCATGTCAGTTCTACAATGCTGCTTCTCACAGGGTGATCAGCTTCTGGTTCATCAGAAAGTGGAAATAATGGAAG TTCTCACGGGATGGGAGACTAATAATCAATATGTGGGAAAAAACAGTTTAGGGCAGCAGGTGTTTTTTGCTGCTGAGGAGAGTGATTTTTGTACTGCTCTGCATTCTG cacctgtatttcaGCTAGAGGTTCAGAACCCCCCAGGGAACCCTATTGGTTATGTAATGCAAAACTGGCATCCTTTCTTACCAAAGTTCACCATCCAGAATGAGAGAAAAGAATCTGTGGGGCCATTCTGTGAATGCAAATGTTGTTCTGATGTTATTTGA